A single window of Halotalea alkalilenta DNA harbors:
- a CDS encoding TonB-dependent siderophore receptor yields MTIPVERCILATTALFVSLPCLLLPALASAEDQEEALKTIVVQARRITDTSLSYQPPSEASVSKRDTPTLEIPQVVTTVTNRALTDRQPASLDEAVSTISGMTQANTLGGTQDAVIKRGFGGNRDGSSLRDGLRTIQPFNYTASVERIEVMKGPSSLLYGIIEPGGVINVISKRPELTQQARLSTRANFYGHGASGSGQQIDVTGPIGNDGLAYRFIADYDDSDYWRNFGTQRRTTIAPSLAWYGERTEIRLAYEYIDYHVPFDRGTLIDPSTNEPLKLSRRTRLDEPFNSTDGRSDLVTLHLGQALGDDWRLNVDYAYNRALYDDYQARVMSYDPSTGIVNRRLDGTRGARSSISFATFNLAGSVQWAGLRHDLLFGSDYELRKTFRSDMIRDRERRFLDAFDPEYGQTPLPSEVQSAESDQTDYLRSRSFFAQDSIHFNERWIGVVGARYQSYSQLAGRGRPFVTNTNSNRDAMVYNLGLIYRLTPRTSLYGSYTESFKPNSVLASEIGDTPPERGRSWELGAKYNATGGLTMSIAAFDIKKENVLVGEIINGEYRTTTAGGAISRGIEIDATGNLSENLSLLASYAYDFTKVINDPDYEGNRLEQAPRHTAALYGVYSFGSALGARELRAGLGARYVGERAGNPANDFTLPSYTVSDGFISYDTAFGRHPVNLRLNVKNIADERYYTSSASNRNAVSIGEPRQVLLSVGLEL; encoded by the coding sequence ATGACCATCCCTGTTGAAAGATGCATCCTGGCGACGACAGCGCTCTTCGTTTCACTGCCTTGCCTGCTGCTCCCTGCGCTGGCCAGCGCCGAGGACCAGGAGGAAGCGCTCAAGACCATCGTCGTTCAGGCCCGCCGCATAACCGACACGTCCCTGAGCTACCAGCCGCCGAGCGAAGCCTCGGTGAGCAAGCGGGATACCCCGACGCTGGAAATCCCCCAGGTGGTCACCACGGTGACCAATCGGGCGCTCACCGATCGCCAGCCAGCGTCGTTGGACGAGGCGGTCTCGACGATCAGCGGCATGACCCAAGCCAACACCCTGGGCGGTACCCAGGATGCGGTGATCAAACGGGGCTTCGGCGGTAACCGCGATGGCTCATCGCTCAGGGACGGGCTGCGTACCATCCAGCCCTTCAACTACACCGCGAGCGTCGAGCGCATCGAGGTGATGAAGGGCCCCTCCTCGCTGCTCTATGGAATCATCGAACCCGGCGGGGTGATCAACGTCATCAGCAAGCGACCCGAGCTGACCCAGCAGGCACGCCTTTCGACCCGTGCCAATTTCTATGGCCACGGCGCCTCGGGCAGCGGCCAGCAAATCGATGTCACCGGGCCGATCGGCAACGACGGACTCGCCTATCGCTTCATCGCCGACTACGACGACAGTGACTATTGGAGGAACTTCGGCACCCAGCGCAGGACCACCATCGCACCGTCGCTGGCGTGGTATGGAGAGCGAACCGAGATCCGCCTGGCCTATGAGTACATCGACTACCACGTGCCCTTCGACCGGGGAACGCTGATCGACCCTTCGACCAACGAGCCGCTGAAACTGTCTCGCCGTACCCGCCTCGACGAACCGTTCAACAGCACCGACGGGCGCAGCGATCTGGTTACCCTGCATCTCGGTCAAGCGCTGGGCGACGACTGGCGGCTGAACGTCGACTATGCCTACAACCGCGCGCTCTATGACGATTACCAGGCACGGGTGATGAGCTACGACCCCAGTACCGGCATCGTCAATCGGCGCCTCGATGGCACCCGCGGCGCCCGCAGCAGCATCAGCTTCGCGACGTTCAATCTCGCCGGCAGCGTCCAATGGGCCGGGCTGCGCCACGATCTGCTCTTCGGCAGCGACTACGAACTGCGCAAGACATTTCGTTCCGACATGATCCGCGACAGAGAGCGCCGCTTCCTCGACGCCTTCGACCCGGAATACGGTCAGACGCCGCTGCCCTCGGAGGTCCAATCCGCCGAAAGCGACCAGACGGACTATCTGCGCAGCCGCTCGTTCTTCGCCCAGGATTCGATCCACTTCAACGAGCGCTGGATAGGCGTCGTCGGGGCACGCTATCAGTCATATTCGCAGCTGGCGGGCCGAGGCCGCCCCTTCGTCACCAACACCAATTCCAACCGCGACGCCATGGTCTACAACCTGGGGCTGATCTATCGCCTGACGCCCCGCACCTCGCTCTACGGCAGCTACACCGAATCGTTCAAACCCAACTCGGTGCTGGCCTCAGAGATCGGCGACACGCCACCGGAACGCGGCCGCTCGTGGGAGCTGGGGGCCAAGTACAACGCCACGGGCGGCCTGACGATGTCGATCGCCGCTTTCGACATCAAGAAGGAAAACGTGCTGGTGGGGGAAATCATCAATGGAGAGTACCGCACGACTACTGCGGGAGGGGCGATCTCGCGCGGCATCGAGATCGATGCGACCGGCAACCTCAGCGAGAACCTGAGCCTGCTGGCGAGCTACGCCTATGACTTCACCAAGGTGATCAACGACCCCGACTACGAGGGCAATCGGCTCGAGCAGGCACCGCGCCACACCGCCGCGCTCTATGGCGTGTACTCGTTCGGCAGCGCGCTGGGAGCACGCGAACTGAGAGCGGGCCTGGGCGCGCGCTACGTCGGCGAGCGCGCCGGCAATCCCGCCAACGATTTCACCCTGCCCAGCTATACCGTATCGGACGGCTTCATCAGCTACGACACGGCTTTCGGCCGGCACCCGGTGAATTTGCGCCTGAACGTCAAGAACATCGCCGACGAACGCTACTACACCTCCAGCGCCAGCAACCGCAACGCGGTGAGCATCGGTGAACCCCGACAGGTACTGCTGAGCGTGGGGCTGGAGCTTTGA